One genomic segment of Micromonospora sp. WMMC415 includes these proteins:
- a CDS encoding NF041680 family putative transposase — MAGFRRDFYRCLPRRADALFELTDALLCSGGPVTSLVDLSLAAEHRRGHGALYDALGAGGIDVARLRVTLAGLALPRATDGRIMLAVDVSNWLRPDAATSPDRLFCHTYGRGKGSAQMIPGWPYSFVAALEPGRTSWTQVLDAVRLGPADDATAVTADQLRQLIDRLIRAGHWRPGDPDILIVCDTGYDTARLAWVLSDLPVLLVGRIRSDRVLRFPKPSRQPGAIGRPRKHGAEFACNDPATWPAPQHTTLTPTSRYGTAQADSWDQLHPRLTRRTCWIDHDGDLPIITGTLIRLQVEHLPGERDPKPVWLWCSATNATTADVDHWWQAFLRRFDLEHTFRLFKQTLGWTRPKIRTTEAADRWTWLIIAAYTQLRLARPLVADLRRPWERPTAPDRLTPARVRRGFRNLRPKTTLPASAPKPGRPGPGRPYGSRNRRPAPRHDVGKTVKRDLSITARKQRTG, encoded by the coding sequence TTGGCCGGGTTTCGTCGGGACTTCTACCGGTGTCTGCCACGTCGGGCGGACGCGTTGTTCGAGCTCACCGACGCGCTGCTGTGCTCGGGAGGGCCGGTGACCAGCCTGGTCGACCTGTCGTTGGCCGCCGAGCACCGCCGTGGTCACGGCGCCCTGTACGACGCTTTGGGCGCCGGCGGGATCGATGTCGCCCGGCTGCGGGTGACCCTCGCAGGGTTGGCGCTGCCCCGCGCCACGGACGGGCGGATCATGCTCGCCGTTGACGTCAGCAACTGGCTGCGCCCGGACGCGGCCACCAGCCCGGATCGGTTGTTCTGCCACACCTACGGCCGCGGCAAAGGCTCCGCCCAGATGATCCCCGGCTGGCCGTACTCGTTCGTCGCCGCCTTGGAACCAGGCCGCACGTCGTGGACACAGGTACTCGACGCGGTGCGGCTGGGCCCGGCCGACGACGCCACCGCGGTCACCGCCGACCAGCTCCGGCAGCTGATCGACCGGCTGATCCGTGCCGGGCACTGGCGCCCCGGCGACCCCGACATCCTGATCGTCTGTGACACCGGCTACGACACCGCCCGGCTGGCCTGGGTGCTGTCCGACCTGCCCGTGCTCCTGGTCGGCCGGATCCGCTCGGACCGGGTCCTCCGGTTTCCCAAGCCGAGCAGGCAGCCGGGTGCCATCGGCCGTCCCCGCAAACACGGCGCCGAGTTCGCCTGCAACGACCCGGCCACCTGGCCCGCGCCGCAACACACCACCCTCACCCCGACCAGCCGCTACGGCACCGCGCAAGCCGACAGCTGGGACCAGCTGCACCCCAGGCTGACCCGCCGCACCTGCTGGATCGACCACGACGGTGACCTGCCGATCATCACCGGCACCCTGATCCGGCTACAGGTCGAGCACCTGCCCGGCGAGCGTGACCCCAAACCGGTGTGGCTGTGGTGCTCCGCCACCAACGCCACCACCGCCGATGTCGACCACTGGTGGCAGGCCTTCCTCCGCAGATTCGACCTCGAGCACACGTTTCGACTGTTCAAACAGACCCTGGGATGGACTCGGCCGAAGATCCGCACCACCGAAGCCGCTGACCGGTGGACCTGGCTGATCATCGCCGCCTACACTCAGCTACGCCTCGCGCGACCCCTCGTCGCGGACCTGCGTCGACCGTGGGAGCGGCCAACGGCACCTGACCGGCTCACTCCCGCCCGGGTCCGTCGGGGGTTTCGGAACTTGCGCCCGAAGACCACCCTGCCCGCAAGTGCGCCGAAACCCGGCAGACCAGGTCCTGGACGCCCGTACGGATCACGAAACCGTAGACCAGCACCCCGCCACGACGTCGGTAAAACCGTCAAGCGTGACCTGAGCATCACCGCACGTAAACAGCGCACAGGTTAA
- a CDS encoding VOC family protein: protein MATHWTLGCDADDPQRIAAFWALALGYVREPGFDEPDNASIVDPDGRGPAIGFLKVPELDL from the coding sequence ATGGCGACCCACTGGACCCTGGGGTGCGATGCCGACGATCCCCAGCGGATCGCTGCTTTCTGGGCGCTTGCTCTCGGCTATGTCAGGGAACCTGGTTTCGATGAGCCTGACAACGCGTCCATCGTCGACCCAGATGGCAGGGGGCCCGCCATTGGTTTCCTGAAGGTGCCTGAGCTTGATCTTTAA
- a CDS encoding MFS transporter yields the protein MTARRELVALVGADLLSNLGSRISVVAIPWLVLETTGSPTKMGLVAAAETLPYLLSSALGPPLADRIGLRRTSILADVGSAGLMVAVALTPWIGFGALVALVAVVGTLRGVGDRIKHVMFRPVAEAAGVKLIRLTSVYDGLGRVVTLLGAGLGGLLIWWFGVTWAILIDAASFAVCALIVAALVRPPAPAGAPATATQGYLRALGGGFRYLGRDHTLLGMLLVISALNMVVNASIAVYIPLWVADVLGTPAGLGLVLGAFSAGALLGNLLFTALGPRLRRDLTFAVGAAVSGPPRLLVLALSDDLSVVLAVTFVSGIGIAVVNPLLGVALYERPPADLQTRVIGLAGSLAFAGLPLGALLGGWSVTALGLGPALVAAALFTLVVTAVPLATALRPQPRPAPAEV from the coding sequence GTGACCGCCCGGCGGGAACTGGTCGCCCTGGTCGGCGCCGACCTGCTGTCCAACCTGGGTAGCCGGATCTCGGTCGTCGCCATCCCCTGGCTGGTGCTGGAGACGACCGGCAGCCCGACGAAGATGGGGCTGGTCGCGGCTGCCGAGACGCTGCCGTATCTGCTCTCCAGCGCGCTCGGGCCGCCGCTGGCCGACCGGATCGGGCTGCGCCGCACCTCGATCCTCGCGGACGTGGGCAGCGCCGGCCTGATGGTGGCCGTGGCACTCACCCCCTGGATCGGCTTCGGCGCCCTGGTCGCCCTGGTCGCCGTGGTGGGCACGCTGCGCGGCGTCGGCGACCGGATCAAGCACGTCATGTTCCGCCCGGTCGCCGAGGCCGCCGGTGTGAAGCTGATCCGGCTGACCTCGGTCTACGACGGGCTGGGCCGGGTGGTCACCCTGCTCGGGGCCGGCCTGGGCGGGCTGCTCATCTGGTGGTTCGGGGTGACCTGGGCGATCCTCATCGACGCGGCGAGCTTCGCCGTCTGCGCGCTGATCGTGGCGGCGCTGGTCCGCCCGCCGGCACCGGCCGGCGCCCCGGCCACCGCCACCCAGGGCTACCTACGGGCGCTCGGCGGCGGCTTCCGCTACCTCGGGCGGGACCACACGCTGCTCGGCATGCTGCTGGTGATCTCGGCACTCAACATGGTGGTGAACGCGAGCATCGCCGTGTACATCCCGCTGTGGGTGGCCGACGTGCTGGGCACCCCGGCCGGGCTGGGGCTGGTGCTCGGGGCGTTCTCGGCCGGCGCGCTGCTGGGGAACCTCCTGTTCACCGCGCTCGGCCCCCGGCTGCGCCGCGACCTGACGTTCGCGGTCGGTGCGGCCGTCAGCGGCCCACCCCGGCTGCTGGTGCTGGCGCTCAGCGACGACCTGTCGGTGGTGCTCGCCGTGACGTTCGTGTCCGGCATCGGCATCGCCGTGGTCAACCCGCTGCTCGGGGTGGCGCTGTACGAGCGGCCCCCGGCCGACCTGCAGACCCGGGTGATCGGGCTGGCCGGTTCGCTGGCGTTCGCCGGGCTGCCGCTGGGCGCTCTGCTCGGCGGCTGGTCGGTCACCGCCCTGGGCCTCGGGCCGGCGCTGGTGGCGGCGGCGCTGTTCACGCTCGTCGTCACGGCCGTGCCCCTGGCGACCGCGCTCCGCCCGCAACCTCGCCCCGCGCCTGCCGAGGTGTGA
- a CDS encoding class I adenylate-forming enzyme family protein has protein sequence MTDRPQPGYVHRALDLFAGYGDREALVGGGRRLTYTDVHTAVRGFAATLVRHGVRPGDAVLVSLGNPVEAPLIQLALHLLGCRTMWVAPVTSRREIDEFVRLARPDALVHDPRDPANVGTELAAGLAGVPVLGLGADLDLTAGPDASALPVDVPVPESFLQTSGTTGTPKLVHHRESFYAQILALAADFRAAGFPLLRHLSYSPMWLASGQITTLFNLFTGGVLFPRDGWDATAFVRTVPAERITSTFVTPPMLYEVLDHPDLPGADFSSMFMFNVGAGPAAPARLRQAIARFGPVLRIVYGLSEAVVVTAQPGLTEDPTHPERLRSCGKPYGDVRIEIRAEDGTVLPTGVDGEVWVHTALRFAGYHGQPELTADTLVDGWVRTRDIGHLDADGYLYLVDRLQDRILTRQRSWPIYSRPIEDALAAHPAVRAAAVIGVPDEVAGELPYAYVVPAPGAAVTGAELIDLVTATLSDTWAPGGVAFVDALPLNRSNKVDKRALRARYAADHPSAVEHPEASIGSRA, from the coding sequence ATGACCGACCGACCACAGCCGGGGTACGTGCACCGCGCGCTGGACCTGTTCGCCGGGTACGGCGACCGCGAGGCCCTCGTCGGCGGCGGGCGCCGGCTCACCTACACCGACGTGCACACCGCGGTACGCGGGTTCGCCGCCACGCTGGTCCGGCACGGCGTACGCCCCGGCGACGCGGTGCTCGTGTCGCTCGGCAACCCGGTCGAGGCACCGCTGATCCAACTCGCCCTGCACCTGCTGGGCTGCCGGACCATGTGGGTCGCCCCGGTCACCTCCCGCCGGGAGATCGACGAGTTCGTCCGGCTGGCCCGCCCCGACGCCCTCGTCCACGACCCCCGCGACCCGGCGAACGTGGGCACCGAGCTGGCCGCCGGGCTGGCGGGCGTACCCGTGCTGGGCCTCGGCGCCGACCTGGACCTGACGGCCGGCCCCGACGCGTCCGCGCTTCCCGTCGACGTGCCGGTGCCGGAGTCGTTCCTCCAGACCTCCGGCACCACCGGCACCCCGAAGCTGGTGCACCACCGGGAGAGCTTCTACGCGCAGATCCTCGCCCTCGCCGCGGACTTCCGCGCCGCCGGGTTCCCGCTGCTGCGGCACCTGTCGTACTCGCCGATGTGGCTGGCCAGCGGCCAGATCACGACACTGTTCAACCTGTTCACCGGGGGCGTGCTGTTCCCGCGGGACGGGTGGGACGCGACGGCGTTCGTCCGCACCGTCCCGGCCGAGCGGATCACCTCCACCTTCGTCACCCCGCCGATGCTGTACGAGGTGCTCGACCACCCCGACCTGCCCGGCGCCGACTTCTCGTCGATGTTCATGTTCAACGTGGGCGCCGGGCCCGCCGCCCCCGCCCGGCTGCGGCAGGCGATCGCGCGCTTCGGCCCGGTGCTGCGCATCGTGTACGGCCTCAGCGAGGCGGTCGTCGTCACCGCCCAGCCGGGGCTCACCGAGGACCCGACCCATCCGGAGCGGCTGCGCTCCTGCGGGAAGCCGTACGGCGACGTACGGATCGAGATCCGGGCCGAGGACGGCACGGTGCTGCCCACCGGTGTGGACGGCGAGGTGTGGGTGCACACGGCGCTGCGCTTCGCCGGCTACCACGGGCAGCCCGAGCTGACCGCCGACACGCTGGTCGACGGCTGGGTCCGCACCCGCGACATCGGGCACCTCGACGCCGACGGCTACCTCTACCTGGTCGACCGGCTCCAGGACCGGATCCTCACCCGGCAGCGCAGCTGGCCGATCTACTCCCGGCCGATCGAGGACGCGCTCGCCGCGCACCCCGCCGTCCGCGCCGCCGCGGTGATCGGCGTGCCCGACGAGGTGGCCGGCGAACTGCCGTACGCGTACGTCGTGCCCGCGCCCGGCGCGGCGGTGACCGGCGCCGAGCTGATCGACCTGGTCACCGCGACGCTCAGCGACACCTGGGCGCCGGGTGGCGTGGCGTTCGTCGACGCGCTGCCGCTGAACCGGTCGAACAAGGTGGACAAGCGGGCGCTGCGCGCCCGGTACGCGGCGGACCACCCGTCGGCCGTCGAGCATCCGGAGGCCTCGATCGGCAGCCGCGCGTGA
- a CDS encoding SGNH/GDSL hydrolase family protein: MSTPKRWHVVTAAAALLVAGTPAVVASAGPSSTGTERGRTTWAASWATAVTRGNATGLTNTGLNNQSVRMVVHTTVGGPVLRVRLSNMYGEQAVKVGRATIARPNTGTPDDVSDIDPATLRELTFGGATSATMNRGAELLSDPIAFPIGDQQDLVLTVHFPTPTGPVTFHGQSRQTNFIGATDLTSAADGAGFTIRPNCCWFFLSGIDVQRRHSPGSVVVFGDSIADGNGSTVNANKRWPDLLADRLIDARPDVRTPGVLNASLAGNRLNHEGPEPGAGGFPGYHELGPNALARLDEDVFAQTDARTVITHLGINDIWMSGDSADAVIASLRQINQQVKARGLRSLVATLTPYEGHGNPGVWTPEKEATRQAVNAYLRSSTEFDGLLDFDQVLRDPAQPSRLLPAYDSGDHIHPNDAGNQAMANAVPLRLLGL; the protein is encoded by the coding sequence ATGTCGACCCCGAAGAGATGGCATGTCGTCACCGCCGCGGCGGCGCTGCTGGTGGCGGGCACCCCCGCCGTGGTGGCCAGCGCCGGTCCGTCGTCCACCGGGACGGAGCGCGGCCGGACGACCTGGGCGGCCAGTTGGGCGACCGCGGTCACCCGCGGCAACGCGACCGGCCTGACCAACACCGGCCTCAACAACCAGAGCGTCCGCATGGTCGTGCACACCACCGTCGGTGGGCCGGTCCTGCGGGTCCGGCTCAGCAACATGTACGGCGAGCAGGCCGTCAAGGTCGGCCGCGCGACCATCGCCCGTCCGAACACCGGCACCCCCGACGACGTGTCCGACATCGACCCCGCGACGCTGCGCGAGCTGACCTTCGGCGGCGCCACCTCGGCGACCATGAACCGCGGCGCCGAGCTGCTCAGCGACCCGATCGCCTTCCCGATCGGGGATCAGCAGGACCTGGTGCTCACCGTCCACTTCCCGACCCCGACCGGCCCGGTGACCTTCCACGGCCAGTCCCGGCAGACCAACTTCATCGGCGCCACCGACCTCACGTCGGCCGCCGACGGCGCCGGCTTCACCATCCGGCCGAACTGCTGCTGGTTCTTCCTGTCCGGCATCGACGTGCAACGCCGGCACAGCCCCGGCTCGGTGGTGGTCTTCGGTGACTCGATCGCCGACGGCAACGGCAGCACCGTCAACGCCAACAAGCGCTGGCCGGACCTGCTCGCCGACCGGCTCATCGACGCCCGCCCCGACGTCCGCACCCCGGGCGTGCTGAACGCCAGCCTCGCCGGCAACCGGCTCAACCACGAGGGCCCGGAGCCGGGCGCCGGCGGCTTCCCCGGCTACCACGAGCTGGGGCCGAACGCGCTGGCCCGGCTCGACGAGGACGTGTTCGCCCAGACCGACGCCCGGACGGTGATCACCCACCTGGGGATCAACGACATCTGGATGTCGGGCGACTCCGCCGACGCGGTCATCGCCTCGCTCCGGCAGATCAACCAGCAGGTGAAGGCGCGCGGCCTGCGCAGCCTGGTGGCCACCCTCACCCCGTACGAGGGCCACGGCAACCCGGGCGTGTGGACGCCGGAGAAGGAGGCGACCCGGCAGGCGGTGAACGCGTACCTGCGAAGCAGCACCGAGTTCGACGGGCTGCTGGACTTCGACCAGGTGCTGCGCGACCCGGCGCAGCCCAGCCGGCTGCTGCCCGCGTACGACTCGGGGGACCACATCCACCCGAACGACGCCGGCAACCAGGCGATGGCGAACGCCGTGCCGTTGCGCCTGCTCGGCCTGTGA